From the genome of Acyrthosiphon pisum isolate AL4f unplaced genomic scaffold, pea_aphid_22Mar2018_4r6ur Scaffold_20960;HRSCAF=22641, whole genome shotgun sequence, one region includes:
- the LOC107884008 gene encoding uncharacterized protein LOC107884008, whose translation MCTLVRYVSPANGLVRTELLELISLDATDCSAAKIYNAFKNCLTAKNIPLANIIGLASDGANVMVGKNNSFFSHLKCDVPFVILMQCLCHSSALIAGKACEKLPRGPEELIRNIATYCSGSAKRYAQLCELQDYFHVERKKILKLASTRWLSMQQCESRVLDCWDVLLYFFRIAVVEDKLLAAQNILAAMENNYNKLNVLVNNSLEDVNIADPNNYLPAKDMILGTECENYIKNFSAEATELVKNKCLEFYITAALEIKKRLPINNHLFQQLKSKGGITCSNRRIRNKF comes from the exons ATGTGCACCTTGGTAAGATACGTATCTCCGGCAAATGGTTTAGTAAGAACTGAATTATTAGAACTGATATCGTTAGATGCAACTGACTGTTCTGcagcaaaaatatataatgccttcaaaaattgtttaacagCAAAAAATATTCCATTGGCAAATATTATAGGACTAGCATCTGATGGTGCAAATGTCATGGTTgggaaaaataattcatttttttcccaTTTGAAATGTGATGTTccttttgtaatattaatgcaATGTTTGTGTCATTCATCAGCTTTAATAGCTGGGAAAGCTTGCGAAAAACTTCCAAGAGGGCCCGAAGAGTTAATAAGAAATATAGCTACTTACTGTTCTGGCAGTGCAAAACGCTATGCACAGTTATGTGAATTACAGGACTATTTTCATgtggaaagaaaaaaaatattaaaactagctTCCACCAGATGGCTTTCAATGCAACAGTGTGAATCACGCGTTTTAGATTGTTgggatgtattattatactttttcagAATTGCTGTTGTGGAAGACAAATTATTAGCTGCTCAAAATATTCTTGCAGCAatggaaaataattacaataaa CTGAATGTTCTTGTTAATAATTCTTTGGAGGATGTTAATATAGCAGatccaaataattatttgcCTGCTAAAGATATGATTTTGGGAACAGAATgtgaaaactatataaagaactTTTCAGCTGAAGCCActgaattagttaaaaataaatgtttagagTTTTACATAACAGCGGctctagaaataaaaaaaagattgccAATTAATAACCACTTATTCCAGCAGCTCAAATCCAAAGGTGGCATTACATGTAGCAACAGACGAATCagaaataaattttga
- the LOC103309760 gene encoding zinc finger MYM-type protein 1-like: MNHDNYLFCNCGKKRGSINSTNWERYLNACKKRKNISSMSSIIKFFKSSTSTTSTSTLHKYQVIDNTTNDVNANLCEIEDGTSPINKSVVIKEVTTQQILNTNVNVDDNEVETPVDKNEYIDPGNHEVFPKDSIEMNHNTTNDVNANLCEIEDGTSPINKSVVFKEVTTQQILNINVNVDDNEVETPVDKNEYIDPGNHEVFPKDSIEMNLFEFGNDPSVLGQVYKINPDLIEYMFKNGPAQPVPYELPNKCFPKDSQGRSFHENWYYKKQPSGEIICRKWLSYSVKKNKIFCLYCALFGNHENKSWTREGFSNWKNGVAKIIIHETSEKHITASIKAMYKEASFPLLPSIIEQNRSNVVMNREIVSHLVDLTLFLGRHCLPFRGHKEGWQDELRGNFKDLALLLAKYSPALASYITEVQIRGKKTHNFLSWQRQNHLIQNTTFDISRKEQLSLVFRYINQTSGIVCERLVAVRETLLTTGDHLFTMFEKICKDMNLNWKEHLIGQAYDGAASMRGAYKGLQAIIKKENPRATYVWCWAHRFNLIIIDAVSTCVIARELFGNLETLYDFIGSSKKRVGFYSEYQKKRYPGKPLRRLKRVDTTRWSSHSSALDTVLETFDSIIDTLHFIQNDLTTDRVCCVKSSSLMNYMLSERFVLIALTFKKIFDITHPFTKFLQGTDIDLLDIVITQITERFNEDSTPLFKDLSLFQIKRLNEVAENESSLPIDAFDGLANVYGKFLNASDLRREFVQFAKSYSSFENITHLPESLHKHGFNSIDTFLETDTDTDDEYKAEKSKKSNNQKTINSIFKVCHSTGLKEVFPTIYTALRIALTLPVSSASPERAFSKLKLIKTRLRSTMCEERLESLMLISCEKDIAINTDDVIKTFSSYSSVLRKLLL; encoded by the exons ATGAACCatgacaattatttattctGCAACTGTGGCAAAAAAAGGGGAAGTATTAATAGTACAAATTGGGAACGTTATTTGAATGCGTGTAAAAAGAggaaaaatatttcatcaatgagcagtatcataaaattttttaagtCATCAACTTCTACAACTTCTACTTCTACTTTACACAAATATcaag ttatagatAATACCACCAATGATGTAAATGCAAATCTTTGTGAAATTGAAGATGGTACATCACCAA TTAATAAAAGCGTCGTGATTAAAGAGGTGACAACTCAACAAAtcttaaatacaaatgtaaatgttGATGATAATGAAGTTGAGACACCAGTAGATAAAAATGAGTATATTGATCCTGGTAATCATGAAGTTTTTCCAAAAGACTCAATTGAAATGAACC ataataccACCAATGATGTAAATGCAAATCTTTGTGAAATTGAAGATGGTACATCACCAA TTAATAAAAGCGTCGTGTTTAAAGAGGTGACAACTCAACAAATCTTAAACATAAATGTAAATGTTGATGATAATGAAGTTGAGACACCAGTAGATAAAAATGAGTATATTGATCCTGGTAATCATGAAGTTTTTCCAAAAGACTCAATTGAAATGAACC tttttgaaTTTGGCAACGATCCTTCTGTTCTTGgtcaagtttataaaataaaccctGATCTTATTGAATATATGTTCAAAAACGGTCCAGCTCAGCCGGTTCCTTATGAATTACCAAATAAATGTTTTCCAAAAGATAGTCAGGGCCGATCGTTTCATGAAAATTGGTACTATAAAAAACAACCAAGTGGAGAAATAATTTGCAGGAAGTGGTTGTCTTATTctgttaagaaaaataaaatattttgccttTACTGTGCGTTGTTTGGAAATCATGAAAATAAGAGTTGGACACGTGAAGGATTTTCAAACTGGAAAAATGGAGttgctaaaattattattcatgaaaCTTCTGAAAAGCATATAACAGCATCAATTAAAGCCATGTACAAAGAAGCTTCATTTCCTCTTTTACCATCAATAATCGAACAAAATAGGTCAAATGTTGTTATGAATAGAGAAATAGTTAGCCATTTAGTAGACCTGACTTTGTTTCTTGGTAGACATTGTCTTCCATTTAGAGGGCATAAAGAAGGATGGCAAGATGAATTGAGAGGTAATTTTAAAGATCTAGCTTTGCTTTTAGCAAAATATTCTCCAGCTTTGGCTTCATATATTACAGAAGTACAAATTAGAGGGAAAAAAACACATAACTTTTTATCATGGCAAAGACAAAAccatttaatacaaa ATACAACTTTTGACATATCACGAAAAGAACAGCTTTCATTGGTTTTTAGATACATAAATCAAACTTCCGGAATAGTTTGTGAAAGATTAGTGGCAGTTCGTGAAACTTTACTCACAACTGGAGATCATCTTTTTAccatgtttgaaaaaatttgtaaagATATGAACCTAAATTGGAAAGAACACTTGATTGGGCAGGCCTATGACGGTGCTGCATCGATGAGAGGAGCCTACAAAGGACTTCAAGCAATTATCAAAAAGGAAAACCCTAGAGCTACTTACGTTTGGTGTTGGGCACATCGATTCAATCTTATAATTATAGATGCAGTAAGTACCTGTGTGATAGCTCGTGAACTTTTTGGAAATTTAGAAAcgctttatgattttatcggaaGCAGTAAGAAACGAGTTGGATTTTATTCtgagtatcaaaaaaaaagatacCCCGGCAAACCTTTGCGTCGATTAAAACGAGTAGATACTACGCGCTGGTCATCTCATTCATCCGCACTTGACACGGTTTTAGAAACTTTTGATTCAATTATTGATACATTACATTTCATCCAAAATGATCTTACCACTGACCGTGTATGTTGTGTAAAATCCAGCagtttaatgaattatatgtTATCGGAACGTTTTGTTTTAATAGCTTTGACGTTTAAAAAGATATTTGATATCACTCATCCATTTACCAAATTTTTGCAAGGGACAGATATTGATTTGTTGG ataTTGTTATTACTCAGATTACAGAAAGATTCAATGAAGATTCAACACCACTTTTTAAAGATCTATcgctatttcaaataaaaagatTAAATGAAGTGGCAGAAAATGAATCTAGCCTGCCTATTGATGCATTTGACGGGCTTGCTAATGTGTATGGAAAATTTCTTAACGCCTCTGATTTAAGGCGTGAATTTGTTCAGTTTGCTAAGTCATATTccagttttgaaaatataacgCATCTTCCTGAGTCATTACATAAACATGGATTTAATAGTATAGACACATTTTTAGAGACAGATACAGATACCGATGATGAATATAAAgctgaaaaatctaaaaaatccaACAatcaaaaaactataaattcaatttttaaagtatGTCACTCTACTGGATTGAAAGAAGTATTTCCTACAATTTACACTGCACTGCGTATTGCTTTAACATTACCAGTTTCGAGTGCATCCCCTGAAAGAGCATTTTCAAAACTCAAACTCATCAAAACCCGTCTAAGAAGTACAATGTGTGAAGAACGTCTAGAAAGTCTTATGTTAATTTCTTGTGAGAAAGATATAGCAATAAATACTGATGatgttattaaaacattttcatcaTACAGCTCAGTTctcagaaaattattattgtaa
- the LOC103309763 gene encoding uncharacterized protein LOC103309763 → MHATLSDIQNTIPSENFRPTVIVTDFETALREMLIRHFPTATAHGCWFHINQSLKMLMVLPLLPARRIEEGFIEIKQYAVIHGVNLRRLFNYYERFWLRKIGPQLISVYKKKIGTNNNIESFHNKLRQTFQTSHPNIWAFLSNICKLSDSYLIKINQIDNGLDVTRNTRSKYLANDLRIKTVSRQLRQGLITIKMFLLKCSYSVASYEERMRAIDLNINEEDVPENVLLPEGQGNQNDEELAFEDNEFVENVLLPEGLWDETYGNDEVNEIPYYAPVPENIDVFPLQNEEEMCIVFKFGVPDLYIPDLYVPNLYIPGF, encoded by the exons ATGCATGCAACATTATCTGACATCCAAAATACCATACCTAGCGAAA ACTTTAGGCCAACTGTTATTGTGACAGATTTTGAAACCGCTTTAAGGGAAATGCTTATAAGGCATTTTCCAACTGCTACTGCTCATGGTTGCTGGTTCCATATCAaccaa TCGCTCAAAATGCTTATGGTTCTACCGTTACTTCCTGCACGAAGAATTGAAGAAGgctttattgaaattaaacaatatgCAGTTATTCATGGTGTTAATTTACgcagattatttaattattacgaaCG attttggcTGCGCAAAATAGGACCCCAATTGATatctgtatacaaaaaaaaaattgggaccAACAACAACATTGAGTCATTCCATAACAAATTAAGACAAACATTTCAGACCTCTCACCCAAATATTTGggcatttttaa gtaacaTTTGCAAACTTAGTGactcatatttaataaaaataaatcaaattgatAATGGTTTGGACGTCACGCGTAATACCCGTTCAAAATATTTGGCCAACGATTTACGCATTAAAACTGTAAGTCGTCAACTTCGGCAAGGCTTGATAACCATTAAAATGTTTCTCTTAAAATGCTCTTATAGTGTAGCCAGTTATGAGGAGAGGATGCGTGCAATTGATCTTAATATTAATGAAGAAGATGTACCTGAAAATGTTTTGTTGCCAGAAGGTCAGGGTAACCAAAACGACGAAGAACTTGCCTTTGAAGATA ATgaatttgttgaaaatgttttgttgCCAGAAGGACTTTGGGATGAAACTTATGGGAATGATGAGGTTAACGAAATTCCATATTATGCTCCTGTTCCAGAAAACATTGATGTTTTTCCATTACAAAATGAAGAAGAAATGTGTATC gtttttaaattTGGAGTTCCTGATTTGTACATTCCAGATTTGTACGTTCCAAATTTGTACattccaggtttttaa